CGCCAGCCCGGCGGCGCGCAAGTTCCCGTCGACGAGCCTCCACGATGACCTCGTCGAAGTTCTTCCCCACCCAGAATTCGCGCCGGCCCGTGCGCGTTGCAGCCGGCCGTCGTGACGCTACCGCTGCTCGACCGCGCAGCCGCCGCCGTTAATGTGCCAGCCCGACGGGAGTGGCAAGCACGGCATCTGTCATCTACATTTTCTGGACCGCATCATGATCGGATTGAcggaaattttcagaaaatgaaaGCAAACGGGAGCGGCAAACTGAAGTGGGGACATTTTCGGATTCAGATAGGGAAATCTGATGCGTCCTCCATCGCCAAGTCCAGCCAGCGTCTTTAAATATCAGCACAGAGCACCTTCGCGTCCCACAACACCTTCCTGATCCCGCAGACAAACCTCTCCCAAATCCCAATCCCCCGCCCACCCTCGATCGACATCAAACCCTAGCAGCAGATCGGGCAGCCACCGGCCGGGATGGAGGGGCTCGACGTCGACGACGTCTTCCACCACTACCGGCTGAGCCCTACGGAAGTGGAGGCCGTCACCTACTACCTGCCACGCCTCCTCTCCGGCGAGACGCTGCATGCCGTCGACAAGCTCATCCACCGCATCGAGAATACCGGCTGCGAGCCCAAGGATCTGGCCGCCCGATACGCGCCCGTGCCGCAGGCCATGAGCAGCGGCGACCGGTTCTTCTTCATCACGTGCAAGAGCAAGAACGGGAGCAAGCTCCAGAGCGTGCGCAGCGCCGGCGGCGGCACCTGGAGCATCCAGAAAACCTCGGAGATTAGCCACGCGGGAGTCAAGGTCGGCGAGGTCAAGAACCTGtccttcaagaagaagggcaagtcgaCAGGCTGGGTCATGGAGGAATACCGGTGCCTGCTGCCGGAGGCCACCGTCTCCGACGGGGTGAAGGTGTTCAGCAAGATGCACTTGGCTCAGCATGCTCCTGACGCGGCCCGCCAGGAATCGGAGGCGTACAAGCTTCAGCAACAGCAACCAGAGGCCGTGACCTCGAGCACGCACGTGCAGAAGAGGCCAGCGACCGCTGCCGCCGTCGATCCTCAACCGGCGCGCCCCAAGAAGAGGACGTGCGTTGCCGTCCCCGTCCCGGCACCTGGAGCATCGGCCACACCGTCGTTCTTGATGTATGATGAGGCAGCCAGAGCAATGCATGGCCCGCTGCCTCACACCAACTTCCCTGTTCAGTATGCACAAGCATCATGCGAGTCCACTACAACATCCAGCCGCTCCGACGTTGCTCAAGCTCCTGAGATTTCCTCCCAGCCAGATGTGATGGAGTCCACCCAATCAGAAGAGGCTGGCTCGAGCATTGCAAGGAGCACATCTGAAGAGGATGTGTTTGAGCCATTGGGGCCTATTTCGGATTTGCCGGATTGGGAGGAAGATGGTTTTGATCTTGAAGAACTAATGAGAATGATGGAAGACGACCCAATTGAAGTTGAGCCGGTCACTGGAGCCAACACTGGCGTGGAGATGGGCCAACAGGAACCTCTGTACCTGGATGCCTTGGACCAAGGCGTGCTGGAGGGCATGCTGCAGTCTGATGACCCTTACCCAATGTGGAGATCAGAGGATCAGGCCATGCACAACCCTGCCTTCCATGATGACAAGGAGAAGAGGTACAATGCCGCGTCGGATCTTGACGCTCCATCGCTTCAGGGACAGGACCACTTGTTCAAACCGCGGCCGTGCTCCTTCGATCCATTTGAAGCAGCATGGAAGGCCGAAGAGGCGCTCGAGAAGGAGAAGAGGTGCAATGCCGCGACCAATCTTCACGCTGGAGGGCACAGCAACTTCTTCTCGCCTGCAAGTGTCTACTAAGTCCGATGTTGAAATTGTTTTCAAAGTGTATGAGAGGATACTCACTGGCTGATGTATTAGTTCGTCCATGTACGATCGCCACGGATGCACCTCTGAGCAATTTGCTCCACTTGTTCATGCAAGCTACTAAAACTGTTGTTGTTCTTCTTGCTCCTGTGATAGATTTCTGAACCTTGCATTCGCTCCTGCACTAGTACTTCTTCTGCTCTGTTTCCTGTGATGGACCATGTTAAAACTGCTCTATCTTTTTGTATTAGTTTCAGATAAGCAAGCATGATGCAGTTATGATCTGGGCAACCGCAGATAAGTAGTAGGACTAACTATGTTTGTAAATCAAAACTGTTTCGCTGCTCTTGATAATCTGTAGAACAACTACAAGTTCATAAGTTGCAGAGCAGATTCAAGTTGTGGCAAAAATAAATTTGTTCTCCCTATTTTTTTGCAACTACTAAAACTGTTGTTGTTCCTACTCCTTTATAGATGATGACCCCCTGCGTTCCCAATTTTGCATGCTGCAGCTCATATATATTTCTTAGTTAGTACAACTTGTCGATTTTGATTCATGGTCAACTATTAAGCTTTGGTTCAGTTCTTTCGCTCACATTTGGTTCTATATAAATCAACTCTGAAGTCACGTTTTGAGTGAGGTTTTCTCTCTACTATCGTTTCggcaaacttaggcaagtactccGACGTGTCTCAACTCTCACTGCAGTATGCTCTAGCAGTTCAAAACATTTTCACTTAAGACTTAAAAGAATACCCTGCGGCCATGGTTTCACCTGTTTTACGTGTGCAAggaggtactccctccgttccgaattactcgtcgcagaaatggatgtatctagatgtattttagttctagatacatccatttctacgacgagtaatttggaacggagggagtatatttctacTTCGGAGTCTTTTTTTTAACTGAAACTTTCCACTCCGGACTCAGGAGGTCCAACTAGTGCAGCTTCGATTAAGTTTTACAAGTCTGGTTAACTTCTGGGGTGTGCTTTTGAGAATAGATGTACGATCCGGGGTTCATAAGTTGTTAAACCTGAACTTGCAAATCTTGTTTAACTGTCAAACATAACCTTGAGGAGCTCTCTCTGAACATTTCACACTTATTTGGTTGGAGAAAGCTTATTTCAGATTAGTTTGACTAACACCTCGACAGATTTTTTGAATGGAATAATTGGAAATGGGATGTCACTGAAGAATTGGTTATCATCGCTGCAGGATTGTGCAGAGTGACAACAAGACCTATCTAGTCTCTCCATGGATGTAGCCAAAGGAGGTCTCTCTATCAAGAGGTCAGGAAAGGAGGAAAAGGTAGCTTCTGTCACCGTGGTACCTCCGCAACCCACCATCGTAATGACAGTAATATCCTTCTCGTCCATAAGGGCAAATGTTATGTGGTCGACTTCACATAACATCGAGAAGAACATTAGCATAAACATGCAGGGCTCATTTGTTTTGGGAGATTGGATGATTTGCCCTGTTTTACTTTATGATTAGATGATTTGCCCCGTTTTACTTTGTAGTAGATTATCACTTCCGCTTCGGTACAACCCCCCTGAACACATTGATGGTTGAGATTAAACCGCCCCCTTTTATAGTTTGCATGTTTGGCCGGTTTCAAGAAAAACGATTCAAAAAATAGTTCAAAGTGCATGATGGTCATAACTGTTgagaaacgtagcatgcaatttcaaaaaaaatcctacacacgcaaaatctatctaggagatgcatagcaatgagagggggagagtgtgtacgtactctcgtagaccgaaagcggaagcgtttgacaacgagattgatgtagtcgaacttcttctcgttccgaccaatcaagcaccgaacgtacggcacctccgagttctgcacacgttcagctcgatgacgtccctcgaactcttgatccagcaaagtgtcgagggagagtttcgtcagcacgacggcgtggtgacggtgatggtgaagtgatccgcgcagggcttcgcctaagcactacgaagatatgaccagaggcgtaaactgtggagggggcgccgcacacagctagcatttgttggtgtgtgttctagcggtgccccccttcatatatataggttggaggggaggagaggcagccaaggggccgccccaagtaggaggaatcctacttgggcgcctcccaattcggcctcccccctttccttatccaccggagggggaaggaaggaggagggaggaggaaggaaggggaggccgaatccctccccttcctttctcctgctcctctttccttcccctcctattcggcctacatggggcgcaccagccccttaggggctggtATGTCCCCTACTTGGCCaattaggcccatgtagttgccggggggggggggggggatgcccgaaaccccttccggtgacccgatatgtacccggtacccccataacacttccggtgtccgaatatcatcgtcctatatatgaatatttacctctgaccatttcgaggctcctcgtcatgtctgtgatctcatccgggactccaaacaacattcggtcaccatatcacataactcatataatacaaaatcgtcatccaACGTTAAGCGTCCGGACcatgcgggttcgagaactatgtaggcatgaccgagacacctctccggtcaataacaaacagcggaacctggatgctcatattggttcccgcgtattctacgaagatctttatcggtcgtaccgtaatgacaacatacgtcattccctttgtcatcggtatgttacttgcccgagattcgatcgtcggtatcttcctacctagttcaatctcgttaccggcaagtctctttactcgttccgtaatacatcatcccgcaactaactcattagtcacattgcttgcaaggcttatcatgacgtgcattaccgagagggcccagagatacctctccgatactcagattgaaaaatcctaatctcgatctatgccagcccaacaaacaccttcggagatacctgtagagtatctttataatcacccagctacgttgtgacgtttgatagcacacaaggtattcctccggtatccgggagttgcataatctcatattcaaaggaatatgtatatgacatgaagaaagcaatagcaataaaacttaacgatcattatgctaagctaacagatgggtcttgtccatcacatcattctcctaatgatgtgatcccgttcatcaaatgacaacacatgtatatggttaggaaacttaaccatctttgattaacgagctagtctagtagaggcttactagggacactgtgttttgtctatgtatccacacatgtatcaagtttccggttaatacaattctagcatgaataataaacatttatcatgatacaaggaaatataagtaacaactttattattgcctctagggcatatttccttcagtctaccacttgcactagagtcaataatctagattacattataatgattctaacacccatggagtatTGGTGCTCaccatgttttgctcgtggaagaggcttagtcaatgggtctgccacattcagatccgtatgtattttgcaaatctctatgtctccctccttgacttgatcacggatggagttgaagcatctgttgatgtgtttggttcttttgtgaaatctggattccttcgccaaggcattcgctccagtattgtcacaaaatattttcattggacccgatgcactaggtattacacctagatcggatatgaactccttcatctagactccttcattcgcagcttccgaagcagctatgtactccgcttcacacatagatcccgccacaacgctttgcttggaactgcaatAACTGActgctccaccattcaatatgaatacgtatccggtttgtgactaagagtcatccggatcagtgtcaaagctagcatcgacgtaaccatttacgacgagctctttgtcacctccataaacgagaaacatatccttagtccttttcaggtatttcaggatgttcttgaccgttgtccagcgatccactcctggattactttggtacctccctgctagacttatagcaaggcacgcATCAGGTCTGGCACACatcatagcatacatgatagaacctatggctgaggcacagggaatgactttcattttatctctatcttctgcagtggtcggacattgagtctgactcaacttcacaccttgtaacacaggaaagaaccctttctttgactggtccattttgaacttcttcaaaactttatcaaggtatgtgctttgtgaaagtccaattaagcgtcttgatctatctctatagatcttgatgcccaatatataagcagcttcaccgaggtctttcattgaaaaacttttattcaagtatccttttatgctatccaaaaattctatatcatttccaatcaacaatatgtcatccacatataatattagaaatgctacagagctcccactcacttttttataaatacaggcttctccaaaagtctatataaaatcatatgctttgatcacctcatcaaatcatatattccaactccgagatgcttgcaccagtccataaatggatcgctggagcttgcatactttgttagcacctttagcatcgacaaaaccttctggttgcatcatatacaactcttctttaagaaatccattaaggaatgcaattttgacgtccatttgccagatttcataatcataaaattcgtcaattgctaacatgattcagacatacttaagcattgctacgggtgagaaagtctcaacgtagtcaactccttgaacttgttgaaaacttttcgcgacaagtcaagctttgtagacagtaacattgccatcagtgtcagtcttcttcttgaagatccatttattctctatggcttgccgatcattgggcaagtcaacccaagtccatactttgttctcatacatggatcacaTCTCAGATTTGATGGCTTCAAGctattttgcggaatctgggctcatcatcgcttcctcacaGTTCGTAGGTTcctcatggtctagtaacatgacttccaggacagtattaccgtaccactctggtgcggaacgtgctttggttgcctacgaggttcggtggtaacttgatctgaagtttcatgatcatcatcattagcttcctctctagttggtgtaggcatcatgggaacggttttctgtgatgagctactttccaattcgagagaaggtacaattacctcatcaagttctactttcctcccactcacttctttcgagagaaactccttctctagaaaggatccattcttagaaacaaagatcttgccttcggatctgtgatagaaggtgtacccaccaatttcttttgggtatcctatgaagacgcacgtctccgatttgggttcgagcttatcaggctgaagctttttcacataagcatcataaccccaaactttaagaaacgacagcttaggtttcttgccaaaccacagttcatacggtgtcatctcaacggatttagacggtgccctattcaaagtgaatgcaactgtctctaatgcataaccccaaaatgatagaggtaaatcggtaagagacatcatagatcgcaccatatctaataaagtacggttacgatgttcggacacaccattacgctgtggtgttctaggtggcgtcagttgtgaaactattccacattgttttaaacgaaggtcaaacttgtaactcaaatattcgcctccgtgatcagatcgtagaaacttcattttcttgttacgatgattctccacttcactctgaaattctttgaacttttcaaatgtttcagacttgtgtttcatcaagtagatatacccatatctgctcaaatcatctgtgaaggttagaaaataacgatacccgccgcgagcctcaacactcatcggaccgcatacatcggtatgtattatttctaataagtcagtagctcgctccattgtttcggagaatggagttttagtcatcttgcccatgaggcatggttcgcaagcatcaaatgattcataatcaagtgattccaaaagtccagccgcatggagtttcttcatgcgctttacacaatatgacctaaacggcagtgccacaaatatgtaacactatcattatcaactttgcatcttttggcatcaatattatgaatatgtgtatcaccacgatcgagattcaacaaaaatacaccactcttcaagggtgcatgaccataaaagatattacccatataaatagaataaccattattctctgatttaaatgaataaccgtctcgcattaaacaagatccagatataatgttcatgctcaatgctggcaccaaataacaattattcaggtctaaaactaatcccgaaggtagatctAGAGGt
The sequence above is a segment of the Aegilops tauschii subsp. strangulata cultivar AL8/78 chromosome 6, Aet v6.0, whole genome shotgun sequence genome. Coding sequences within it:
- the LOC141025341 gene encoding uncharacterized protein, whose protein sequence is MEGLDVDDVFHHYRLSPTEVEAVTYYLPRLLSGETLHAVDKLIHRIENTGCEPKDLAARYAPVPQAMSSGDRFFFITCKSKNGSKLQSVRSAGGGTWSIQKTSEISHAGVKVGEVKNLSFKKKGKSTGWVMEEYRCLLPEATVSDGVKVFSKMHLAQHAPDAARQESEAYKLQQQQPEAVTSSTHVQKRPATAAAVDPQPARPKKRTCVAVPVPAPGASATPSFLMYDEAARAMHGPLPHTNFPVQYAQASCESTTTSSRSDVAQAPEISSQPDVMESTQSEEAGSSIARSTSEEDVFEPLGPISDLPDWEEDGFDLEELMRMMEDDPIEVEPVTGANTGVEMGQQEPLYLDALDQGVLEGMLQSDDPYPMWRSEDQAMHNPAFHDDKEKRYNAASDLDAPSLQGQDHLFKPRPCSFDPFEAAWKAEEALEKEKRCNAATNLHAGGHSNFFSPASVY